Proteins found in one Quercus robur chromosome 2, dhQueRobu3.1, whole genome shotgun sequence genomic segment:
- the LOC126715957 gene encoding protein WHAT'S THIS FACTOR 9, mitochondrial has protein sequence MPPHTNATTKLPHCYHQLRTFINARIKWVRDPYLDFAVQREKDLKEAISLKNQVLSTPSKTLSLSAASLLKPHLNLPTTTSNFSLKYPSLFLHSQSPPHLKLTPQFLSIHKDESSIHNSPTHRNDTVRRLTKLLMLTKASKLPLYVIERFKWDLGLPQNYILTLLCDYPDYFNVCEVRDERSGEEVLGLELVKWREELAVSELERRVGKDCYLGGKTGVRIMFPMCLTKGFELEKKVRDWVEEWQALPYVSPYENAFHLSPNSDQAEKWAVAVLHELLWLLVSKKTERDNVFCLGEYFGFEGRFKKALVHHPGIFYLSNKIRTQTVVLREAYRKDFLVEKHPLMGMRYRYIHLMNKVPKKKRQKQAIGLASGAKRDVASRSSGERVEGKEEI, from the coding sequence ATGCCACCACACACCAACGCCACCACCAAGCTCCCACACTGTTACCACCAACTACGCACCTTCATCAACGCCAGAATCAAATGGGTCCGAGACCCTTACCTCGACTTTGCAGTCCAACGTGAAAAGGACCTCAAAGAAGCTATCTCTCTCAAAAACCAAGTCCTCTCAACTCCttcaaaaactctctctctctccgcaGCTTCTCTCCTTAAACCCCACCTAAACCTCCCCACTACCACTTCAAACTTTTCCCTCAAATACCCTTCTCTTTTCCTTCATTCCCAATCCCCTCCTCACCTCAAACTCACCCCTCAATTCCTTTCCATTCACAAAGACGAGTCCTCTATTCACAACTCACCTACTCATAGAAATGACACTGTTAGAAGACTCACCAAGTTGTTAATGCTCACCAAAGCGTCCAAATTGCCTTTATACGTGATAGAGAGGTTCAAATGGGATCTGGGTCTTcctcaaaattacattttgacACTTCTGTGTGATTATCCTGACTATTTTAATGTTTGTGAGGTGAGAGATGAGAGAAGTGGTGAGGAAGTACTTGGTTTGGAGCTTGTGAAGTGGAGGGAGGAGTTGGCAGTGTCTGAATTGGAGAGAAGGGTAGGGAAAGATTGTTACTTGGGGGGCAAGACAGGTGTGAGAATTATGTTCCCCATGTGTTTGACGAAAGGTTTTGAATTGGAGAAGAAGGTGAGGGATTGGGTTGAGGAATGGCAAGCATTGCCTTATGTGTCTCCTTATGAGAATGCGTTCCATTTGTCGCCGAATAGTGATCAGGCCGAGAAGTGGGCTGTGGCGGTGTTACACGAGTTGTTATGGTTGTTGGTGTCGAAGAAGACGGAGAGGGACAATGTGTTTTGCTTAGGGGAGTATTTTGGGTTTGAAGGGAGGTTTAAGAAGGCATTGGTTCATCATCCGGGGATATTTTATCTGTCGAATAAAATTAGGACGCAGACTGTGGTGCTTAGGGAGGCTTATAGGAAGGATTTCTTGGTGGAGAAGCATCCGTTGATGGGTATGCGGTATCGGTATATTCATCTTATGAATAAGGTGCCGAAGAAGAAACGGCAAAAGCAGGCTATTGGTTTAGCTTCTGGTGCAAAGAGAGACGTTGCTTCAAGATCTAGCGGTGAAAGGGTGGAAGGAAAGGAAGAAATATGA
- the LOC126705653 gene encoding uncharacterized protein LOC126705653: MGKVVSHLQFKNKWDHLRKSCKVWKQLVDCENGLGYDPDIGRIEACPQATTIHRKGLPNIASMEIMFKGMVAMGKNAWTPSGQIPKESTEGSGDFTSSKEFVDPQYQPSADVDPMEVEGPSLSRTGPGMNKGKSLTSDVYLFRGIHKKPRKKRSIV, translated from the exons ATGGGCAAAGTGGTGTCTCACCTGCAGTTTAAAAACAAATGGGATCATCTAAGAAAATCTTGCAAGGTATGGAAGCAGCTTGTTGATTGTGAGAATGGGTTGGGTTATGATCCTGACATTGGGAGGATTGAG GCATGTCCCCAAGCAACAACCATTCACAGGAAAGGTTTGCCAAATATTGCTTCCATGGAAATCATGTTTAAAGGCATGGTTGCAATGGGGAAAAATGCATGGACCCCAAGTGGTCAAATACCAAAGGAAAGCACCGAAGGGTCTGGAGACTTCACTAGTAGCAAAGAATTTGTTGACCCCCAATATCAACCTTCTGCGGATGTTGACCCAATGGAGGTTGAAGGCCCATCATTGTCGAGGACAGGACCGGGAATGAATAAGGGAAAAAGCTTGACAAGCGATGTCTACCTTTTCAGGGGAATTCAcaagaaaccaagaaaaaagCGTTCAATTGTGTAA
- the LOC126715956 gene encoding uncharacterized protein At5g49945-like — protein sequence MKPFHFLAFLSLLFLFLSLVFSDSHFEGFDSEDPESEPDSDAESDSDFLYTTTTTFLHSPPLTVSDPDPEPELEPTHPDPNPNPDPILSDSPKPTSFEYWDEDEFEGLPIEEIQQPPLETPTITENATPSDPKSKPVQPPEPFSLKKYTIEIVSVTFLIIFAINYFTGRRENEQLALAWAAKFATKDSIFDRNFSLLGVGEGDDSPLLLKEGQTVFKFYASGRRYCQGLLATMDLKSRHDLISRLYNMVVPCKDEISFEVYMNEEAMDHVVFAVAKKKAAKTMQKEVRDLQKFAGMVPVPSGKKWVSEELAVISESKEVAGDLITEAVLEQVFGEKAFEKFGKGFMSMHFSDQNPGTHKKVLLFKFALPDANNMDDMTRLVALIPYYIDLIGRYKLSSQARSKTEATRSKAAQEAFKELQNVRQEALQKKKAERKKMLEEAEAKLTAEAIHKKEAKERARQMKKAAPKVKMTRAH from the exons ATGAAACCATTCCACTTCCTCGCTTTCCTTTccctcctcttcctcttcctttccCTCGTCTTCTCCGATTCCCACTTCGAAGGCTTCGACTCCGAAGACCCTGAATCCGAACCCGACTCCGACGCCGAATCCGACTCCGATTTCCTCTacactactactactactttcCTCCATTCCCCTCCTCTCACTGTCTCCGATCCCGATCCCGAACCCGAACTCGAACCCACCCATCCAGACCCGAACCCGAATCCAGACCCAATCCTTTCGGATTCTCCGAAGCCAACCAGCTTCGAGTACTGGGACGAAGACGAATTCGAAGGCTTACCTATCGAGGAAATCCAACAACCGCCCTTGGAAACCCCAACAATTACCGAAAACGCCACTCCCTCCGATCCGAAATCGAAACCGGTTCAGCCGCCGGAACCGTTTTCGCTTAAAAAGTACACGATCGAGATCGTGAGCGTTACTTTCCTCATCATCTTCGCCATCAACTACTTCACCGGGAGGCGCGAGAATGAGCAACTCGCTCTCGCTTGGGCGGCGAAGTTCGCGACTAAGGATTCTATCTTCGATCGGAATTTCAGCCTCTTAGGCGTCGGAGAAGGCGACGATTCGCCATTGTTGTTGAAGGAAGGTCAGACCGTGTTCAAGTTTTACGCCAGTGGGCGGAGGTATTGCCAGGGTTTGTTGGCGACCATGGATTTGAAGAGCCGCCACGATTTGATTTCGAGGTTGTATAATATGGTGGTGCCGTGTAAGGACGAGATTAGTTTCGAGGTGTATATGAATGAGGAGGCGATGGACCATGTGGTTTTCGCGGTGGCGAAGAAGAAGGCGGCGAAGACTATGCAGAAGGAGGTTCGGGATTTGCAGAAGTTTGCGGGAATGGTGCCGGTGCCGAGTGGGAAGAAGTGGGTGAGTGAGGAGTTGGCGGTGATTTCGGAGTCGAAGGAGGTTGCTGGGGATTTGATCACGGAGGCCGTGCTCGAACAG GTTTTTGGAGAAAAAGCTTTTGAGAAATTCGGAAAGGGTTTCATGTCAATGCATTTCTCTGATCAAAACCCCGGCACACATAAGAAGGTGCTATTGTTCAAGTTTGCCCTCCCTGACGCCAATAACATGGATGATATGACTCGATTGGTGGCTCTTATACCTTATTATATTGACTTGATTGGGCGGTACAAGCTCAGTTCTCAG GCTCGATCTAAAACAGAAGCAACCAGATCAAAGGCTGCTCAAGAGGCATTTAAAGAATTGCAAAATGTTAGGCAAGAAGCTTTGCAGAAAAAGAAGGCAGAGAGGAAAAAGATGCTGGAGGAGGCTGAGGCAAAGCTTACTGCAGAGGCTATTCAcaagaaagaagcaaaagagcGTGCTCGTcaaatgaagaaggcagcgCCAAAAGTAAAGATGACCCGTGCCCACTAA